In Apis cerana isolate GH-2021 linkage group LG5, AcerK_1.0, whole genome shotgun sequence, a single genomic region encodes these proteins:
- the LOC108001410 gene encoding proteasome subunit alpha type-5, with protein MFLTRSEYDHGVNTFSPEGRLFQVEYAIEAIKLGSTAIGIATSEGVVLVVEKRITSSLMEPTTVEKIVEIDKHIGCAASGLIADSRTMIDRARVECQNHWFVYNERMSVESTAQAVSNLAIQFGDSDDDGSAMSRPFGVAMLFAGIDEKGPQLYHMDPSGTFVQFDAKAIGSGNEGAQQNLQEVYHKSMTLQEAIKAALVILKQVMEEKLSDNNIEVMTMTPEKLFHMFTKAELQEVIKDIA; from the exons atgttTTTAACACGTTCTGAATATGATCATGGTGTTAATACTTTTTCTCCAGAAGGAAGATTATTCCAAGTTGAATATGCTATAGAAGCTATAAAACTTGGTTCCACTGCCATTGGAATTGCAACATCAGAAGGTGTTGTTTTAGTTGTGGAAAAACGTATTACTTCCAGTTTAATGGAACCCACAACTgtagaaaaaattgtagaaattgaTAAACATATTGGATGCGCAGCATCAGGCTTAATAGCTGATTCTAGAACAATGATTGATCGTGCTAGAGTGGAATGTCAAAACCATTGGTTTGTCTATAATGAAAGAATGTCTGTAGAATCAACAGCACAGGCTGTATCAAATCTAGCTATACAATTTGGAGACAGTGATGATGATGGTAGTGCTATGTCAAGACCATTTGGTGTAGCAATGTTATTTGCTGGTATTGATGAAAAAGGACCTCAATTGTATCATATGGATCCTTCTGGTACCTTTGTACAATTTGATGCCAAAGCTATTGGATCAGGAAATGAAGGTGCACAACAAAATCTTCAGGAAGTTTATCATaag tctATGACACTTCAAGAAGCAATAAAAGCAGCTTTGGTTATATTGAAACAAGTTATGGAAGAGAAACTAagtgataataatatagaagtaATGACAATGACACCTGAAAAACTGTTTCATATGTTCACAAAAGCTGAATTACAGGAGGTGATTAAAGATATTGCTTAA
- the LOC108001409 gene encoding ataxin-10 translates to MNNRNIYLLPKLNSAFIEENWNELLNLLNPKIFRISESEELIAFSILAKVAEILTTENPVIPNNIKIVCLKCLGNSCVNSYIHKEYISIDIERGTYSHKLYSILANNENIKEMKISNSYPFNSHFPYEGVIDWTSNFITSHMLDNDLVDEKLEILRLCIQFLCNLFTFASIKNSDHLDQYNIPKYLYDTNLKDIIINITNCEHMSLVKASCAFIHNALKKYEGNTFLEREKKHLCSQLLKPIKQDFESAKEALMLLLLERNILENIYNDMTIENKLYLLEIICNELSNSIHKFKSEYIFTKDTIEFLIERFCKRSDLILKTVDIYLDEMEPIEIVILLDIIGILTSKFCEEYNFLNNYKNLLINCTYLLKSIQMIGKQSDNHFTPLQKLSDVTLAMKLTNNNSEAFSNSIEFKENRSKLNSTKNDFQNHPTFGFKAGLIRIIGNISYKNKEYQDLLREMDVIPLLLDCCNIDARNPLIMQWTILALRNLCEDNPSNQEIIRNSSRIGVVENSVLQEMGVTLHEDEEGKKIGIVPLPRE, encoded by the exons atgaataatagaaatatttatttattaccaaAACTTAACTCTGcttttattgaagaaaattggaatgaattattaaatcttcttaatccgaaaatatttagaatttctgAATCAGa ggaATTAATTGCTTTTTCAATCTTAGCAAAAGTAGCAGAAATTCTTACAACTGAAAATCCTGttattccaaataatataaaaattgtttgtttaaaatgtttaGGAAATTCTTGTGTCAACAGTTATAtacataaagaatatatttcaattgatattGAACGTGGAACGTAtagtcataaattatattctattttagcaaataatgaaaatattaaagaaatgaaaatatctaattcttaTCCATTCAATTCTCATTTTCCTTATGAAGGTGTCATAGATTGGACATCAAACTTTATTACATCGCATATGTTGGATAATGATTTGGtagatgaaaaattagaaattttaagattatgtattcaatttctttgtaATCTATTTACATTtgcatctataaaaaatagcgATCATCtagatcaatataatataccaaaatatttatatgatactaATTTAAaggatataataat aaatataacaaattgtgAACATATGTCACTTGTTAAAGCTTCATGTGCATTTATACATaatgctttaaaaaaatatgaaggaaatacttttttagaaagagaaaaaaaacatttgtgTTCACAATTGTTAAAACCAATTAAACAAGATTTTGAAAGTGCAAAAGAAGCTCTTATGCTTTTATtacttgaaagaaatatattagaaaatatatataatgatatgactattgaaaataaattatatttattagaaatcatTTGTAATGaactttcaaattcaatacataaatttaaaagcgaatatatatttacaaaggatacaattgaatttttgattgaaagattttgtaaaagaagtgatttaattttaaaaacagtgGACATATATTTAGATGAAATGGAACCTATAGAAATTGTTATTCTTCTTGATATTATTGGAATCTTGACATCAAAATTTTgtgaagaatataattttctgaataattataaaaatttacttattaattgtACTT atttattaaaatctattcaaATGATTGGAAAACAATCAGATAATCATTTTACaccattacaaaaattaagtgATGTAACTTTAGCaatgaaattaacaaataataattcagaaGCATTTTCAAATAgtatagaatttaaagaaaatagaagtAAATTGAATTCAACGAAAAACGATTTTCAGAATCATCCCACATTTGGTTTTAAAGCTGGTTTAATAAggattattggaaatatatcatataaaaataaggaatatcAAGATCTT cTTCGTGAAATGGACGTTATTCCCTTGCTTCTGGATTGCTGTAATATAGACGCGAGAAATCCAC TTATAATGCAATGGACGATCCTCGCATTGCGGAATTTATGTGAGGATAATCCTTCGAATCAAGAGATCATCCGAAATAGCAGTAGAATCGGCGTTGTGGAGAATAGTGTGCTACAAGAAATGGGTGTCACGCTGCACGAGGatgaggaaggaaaaaagatcggAATCGTGCCTTTACCGCGTGAATGA